The Plectropomus leopardus isolate mb chromosome 15, YSFRI_Pleo_2.0, whole genome shotgun sequence genome has a segment encoding these proteins:
- the LOC121954225 gene encoding forkhead box protein G1-like, whose protein sequence is MEDVKDPPTVHRSSSFSIKSLLLPSKCDRADSGAAAAAAAAAVVGIPGTFSPSPGSDSEKSLDPPEVDSTAIALDPDKPGKEEQGEEEEEGGGGGGGGDGAKATPEQNTNGNNSGKNGKYDKPPFSYNALIMMAIRQSPEKRLTLNGIYEFIMKNFPYYREHKQGWQNSIRHNLSLNKCFVKVPRHYDDPGKGNYWMLDPSSDDVFIGGTTGKLRRRSATSRGKLAMKRGLRFAPLGLGINERANNPLYWQISPFLSLHHHHHHHPHYNGSSPGFLNQAAGYGSLLPAVEQLSNGDLGRSILGGSAAGALGLTNSYGMSTSPVGLLSGQTAGYFVSGTQHAAASGPPGGGPPPPPPPPHLQQSAPGYGGLATSSSPQSLLSDSLRNSSLPAFSPGVSAGFPGVLSHQKRVTPNAFLN, encoded by the coding sequence ATGGAGGATGTAAAAGACCCGCCGACCGTCCACCGGTCCTCCTCCTTTAGTATCAAGAGCCTCCTGCTGCCCTCCAAGTGCGACAGAGCAGACTCCggtgcggctgctgctgctgccgccgccgcgGTCGTCGGCATCCCCGGGACCTTCTCTCCTTCCCCGGGCTCCGACTCGGAGAAGTCGCTGGACCCGCCGGAGGTGGACTCCACGGCCATAGCTTTGGACCCGGACAAACCGGGcaaggaggagcagggggaagaggaggaggagggcggagGGGGAGGCGGAGGAGGGGACGGCGCCAAGGCCACGCCGGAGCAGAATACTAACGGTAACAACAGCGGGAAAAACGGGAAATATGACAAGCCTCCGTTCAGCTACAATGCCCTGATCATGATGGCCATACGGCAGAGCCCCGAGAAGCGGCTCACGCTGAACGGCATCTACGAGTTCATCATGAAAAACTTCCCGTATTACCGGGAGCACAAGCAGGGCTGGCAGAACTCCATCCGGCACAACCTGAGCCTCAATAAGTGCTTCGTTAAGGTGCCCAGGCACTACGACGACCCGGGGAAGGGGAACTACTGGATGCTGGACCCAAGCAGCGATGATGTTTTCATCGGAGGGACTACCGGGAAGCTCCGCAGGCGCTCCGCCACCTCCCGGGGCAAGCTGGCGATGAAGCGCGGGCTGCGCTTCGCTCCTCTCGGTTTGGGGATTAACGAGCGGGCGAACAACCCGCTCTACTGGCAGATCTCTCCGTTTCTGTCCCtgcaccatcaccaccaccatcacccgCACTACAACGGATCCTCACCCGGGTTTTTGAACCAGGCGGCGGGCTACGGGTCGCTGCTGCCCGCGGTGGAGCAGCTGAGCAACGGGGACCTGGGGCGCTCCATCCTCGGCGGGTCGGCCGCCGGGGCACTGGGTTTGACGAACAGTTACGGGATGAGCACGTCGCCTGTCGGGCTGCTCTCCGGACAGACTGCCGGGTATTTTGTCTCAGGGACCCAACATGCAGCAGCATCGGGGCCGCCGGGAGGAGGaccgcctcctcctccgccgCCGCCGCACCTCCAGCAGAGCGCACCGGGGTACGGCGGTCTGGCGACCAGCAGCTCCCCGCAGTCCCTGCTGTCGGACTCCCTCAGAAACAGCTCCCTACCGGCCTTCTCCCCGGGAGTGTCCGCGGGGTTCCCCGGGGTGCTGTCCCATCAAAAGAGGGTCACCCCAAACGCTTTCCTAAACTGA